Proteins encoded within one genomic window of uncultured Fusobacterium sp.:
- a CDS encoding helix-turn-helix domain-containing protein produces MKKEKEYNCYFEFTLDIIGGKWKPIILYYISVNKIARHSELKRFIPSINERMLTRQLRELEQDKLIVRKVYPVVPPKVEYSLTEQGQTLIPILETLVEWGREYAKSINFTSFKINL; encoded by the coding sequence ATGAAAAAAGAAAAAGAGTATAATTGCTATTTTGAATTTACACTGGATATAATAGGAGGAAAATGGAAACCTATAATTTTATATTATATTAGTGTTAATAAAATTGCTAGACATAGTGAATTAAAAAGATTTATTCCTAGTATCAATGAAAGAATGTTGACAAGACAATTAAGGGAACTTGAACAGGATAAATTAATTGTTAGAAAAGTTTACCCCGTTGTTCCACCTAAAGTTGAATACTCTTTAACTGAACAGGGGCAAACACTTATTCCTATTTTAGAAACTCTTGTAGAATGGGGAAGAGAATATGCTAAATCTATTAATTTTACAAGTTTTAAAATAAACTTATGA